A window from Staphylococcus succinus encodes these proteins:
- a CDS encoding SIS domain-containing protein, protein MESKTFTGKEIVLYARSISPSLANKERRVAQFIANNYEVLAESTISDVAEHLKISEATITKVCKKLQCSGYLQLKKSIKAYIENTHKSESYEEYSDFRKEDSNTLIAEKVLLNAMLALQETLDIFNYDAFNKACEIFNNKNRNNKIILVGSGGSSVICEDFQHKLLKIGIVSHVYKDSHMQLMFTSLIDEGDIVLGVSHSGTTQHIVNVIKAAKDRGAHTISVTNYMNSEITKVAEVNLVSTAQNTPITGENAAARIVQLTILDALYTNLAIKGSEEYSESLIKTSDVVKDYRY, encoded by the coding sequence ATGGAAAGTAAAACATTCACTGGTAAAGAAATTGTTTTATATGCAAGAAGCATTTCGCCTTCTCTAGCAAATAAAGAACGTCGAGTTGCTCAATTTATTGCAAATAATTATGAAGTTCTAGCAGAAAGTACAATTAGCGATGTAGCAGAACATTTAAAAATAAGTGAAGCGACAATTACAAAAGTTTGTAAGAAGTTGCAATGCAGCGGTTATTTACAATTGAAGAAATCGATAAAAGCATATATTGAAAACACGCACAAATCAGAGTCTTATGAAGAATATTCTGATTTCAGGAAAGAAGATTCTAATACGCTTATTGCAGAAAAAGTTTTATTAAATGCGATGTTAGCACTTCAAGAAACATTAGATATTTTTAATTATGATGCGTTCAATAAAGCGTGTGAAATTTTCAATAACAAGAATAGAAATAATAAAATTATATTAGTCGGTAGCGGTGGTTCTTCGGTTATATGTGAAGATTTTCAACATAAATTATTAAAAATAGGAATTGTATCACATGTATATAAAGATTCACATATGCAGCTCATGTTCACTTCATTGATTGATGAAGGGGATATTGTGTTAGGCGTTTCGCATTCTGGTACTACACAACATATTGTGAACGTAATCAAAGCAGCAAAAGATAGAGGCGCACACACTATTAGTGTGACAAACTATATGAATAGTGAAATTACAAAAGTGGCAGAGGTCAATCTTGTTTCAACAGCACAAAACACACCTATTACAGGAGAAAATGCAGCTGCACGTATTGTACAGTTAACGATATTAGATGCGCTTTATACAAATTTAGCTATTAAAGGGTCTGAAGAATACTCTGAAAGTTTAATAAAAACAAGTGATGTTGTTAAAGACTACCGTTATTGA
- a CDS encoding sugar phosphate isomerase/epimerase family protein: protein MNFSARLNSFKTKPELFFNEEDNINTVSLIKRMATVEGLTQIELNYPEHFKKNTLTEINEALENSHLTVSGIALRFSEIYDDGEFINPDDSIRNKAIKTTKEAIETCKKLGGNTTTIWLANDGFDYPFQIDYEKSWDKTVAALRDIGEQYPEMNISFEYKPYQPRSFALVGDIGLTLLLLDDVNLPNFGVTLDFCHMLMKKENPAYALALAARKNRLMGFHLNDGYKDNDDGLMLGSVHLLQTIEFIYYAIKYNYEGLIYFDTFPIREDPVKECEMNIAMYKKLEQTIYEYGVENIEYLINTKDSTEIQKFSYSLLK from the coding sequence ATGAACTTTTCAGCAAGATTAAATTCATTTAAAACTAAACCCGAACTCTTTTTTAATGAGGAGGACAATATCAATACCGTCTCATTAATTAAACGCATGGCCACAGTGGAGGGGCTGACTCAAATTGAACTCAATTACCCAGAACATTTCAAAAAAAATACCCTTACCGAAATCAATGAAGCATTAGAAAATTCTCATTTAACGGTAAGTGGTATAGCTTTGCGATTTAGTGAAATATATGATGATGGTGAATTTATTAATCCTGATGACAGTATAAGAAATAAAGCCATTAAAACAACTAAAGAGGCTATAGAGACCTGTAAAAAATTAGGGGGAAATACAACTACTATTTGGTTGGCAAATGATGGATTTGATTATCCATTCCAAATAGATTATGAAAAATCTTGGGATAAAACTGTTGCAGCTTTAAGGGATATAGGAGAACAATATCCCGAAATGAATATTAGTTTTGAATATAAACCTTATCAACCAAGGTCTTTTGCTCTCGTTGGTGATATTGGGTTAACACTTTTATTATTAGATGATGTCAATTTACCTAATTTTGGAGTAACTTTAGATTTTTGTCATATGCTAATGAAAAAAGAAAATCCTGCATACGCTTTAGCACTTGCAGCAAGAAAAAACCGTTTGATGGGCTTTCATTTAAATGATGGTTATAAAGATAATGATGATGGATTAATGTTGGGTAGTGTCCACCTTTTACAAACTATAGAGTTTATATACTATGCCATAAAATATAACTATGAAGGTTTAATTTATTTTGATACTTTCCCTATTCGCGAAGATCCGGTTAAAGAATGTGAAATGAATATAGCTATGTATAAAAAACTTGAACAAACTATCTATGAGTATGGAGTAGAAAATATCGAATATTTAATAAATACGAAAGACTCTACAGAAATACAAAAATTCTCTTATTCGCTCTTAAAGTAA
- a CDS encoding NADPH-dependent FMN reductase — MKKFMALCGSNHRNSQNQKLLLDLKQSLSTNHTFQIYNKIYDFPIFHSNIEYEDYPTIIKNFMNDIEQSDHIVIATPEYIKGVPAALKNALEWLVASAVLYDKPVSFIVNSPHGESCYQSLLKHLKILNPQMQEEGMLLISGKDRLRNEDGTFCSLKTQKEVAEFLTFLEKN, encoded by the coding sequence TTGAAAAAATTCATGGCATTATGTGGAAGTAATCATCGTAATTCTCAGAATCAAAAATTATTACTTGATTTAAAGCAAAGCCTTTCTACAAATCATACATTTCAAATTTATAATAAAATTTATGATTTTCCGATATTTCATTCTAATATTGAATACGAAGATTATCCAACCATTATTAAAAATTTTATGAATGATATAGAGCAAAGTGATCATATTGTAATCGCCACTCCGGAGTATATAAAAGGTGTACCTGCAGCTTTGAAAAACGCATTAGAATGGTTAGTAGCTTCAGCTGTACTTTATGATAAACCTGTTTCTTTTATAGTAAATAGCCCACATGGAGAGTCATGTTATCAATCATTACTCAAACATTTGAAAATTTTAAATCCACAAATGCAAGAGGAAGGTATGCTATTAATATCAGGGAAAGACCGACTGAGAAATGAGGATGGAACGTTTTGTTCTTTAAAAACTCAAAAAGAAGTAGCTGAATTTTTAACATTTTTAGAAAAAAATTAA
- a CDS encoding DUF3237 domain-containing protein yields MNEKIFEIRMKVGKPIVVGQDDIVGRRQLIPIESGTVSGNHVSGHVLPGGVDSQLIDSDGKCTLSARYAIKLTDGATIYIENNGIRTVPESYKKAVTKGEFIDSELYYFRTVPIFETYDTPYKWLMEKIFVGYASRTTDEVLLTIYMV; encoded by the coding sequence ATGAATGAAAAAATATTTGAAATTAGAATGAAAGTAGGAAAACCAATAGTAGTTGGTCAAGATGATATCGTGGGGAGACGACAGTTAATACCTATTGAATCTGGTACGGTATCTGGAAACCATGTTTCTGGGCATGTATTGCCTGGAGGAGTTGATAGCCAACTGATTGATTCAGATGGAAAGTGCACATTGTCTGCGAGATATGCCATAAAATTAACTGACGGCGCAACGATTTATATAGAGAATAATGGCATACGCACAGTGCCAGAAAGTTATAAAAAGGCAGTAACTAAAGGAGAATTTATTGATTCTGAGTTATATTACTTTCGTACTGTACCGATATTTGAGACTTATGATACTCCATATAAATGGTTAATGGAAAAAATATTTGTTGGTTATGCCTCAAGAACGACGGATGAAGTTCTATTAACGATTTATATGGTTTGA
- a CDS encoding methionine ABC transporter ATP-binding protein, with translation MIEFEHVNKVFHKKKERIHALKNVSFTVNKHDIFGVIGYSGAGKSTLVRLVNQLERVSEGKVVVDGHALDTYKEKELRAVKKEIGMIFQHFNLLNSSTVYKNVAMPLILSGENKNDIKKKVEEMLAFVNLSDKIHQYPDELSGGQKQRVAIARALVTNPKILLCDEATSALDPATTSSILDLLKRVNQTFGITILIITHEMGVIQKICNRVAVMEQGEVVEIGNVKNVFSHPQTSTAKNFVSTVINTEPSKSLKAVFNHRPDQNYIDYKLFLETEQIEQPILNELTQKYQLNVNVLFSSMSTIQEETVCYLWLRFEKDQHFNKDIVEQYFQNKVITFEEV, from the coding sequence TTGATTGAATTTGAACATGTAAATAAAGTATTTCACAAGAAAAAAGAACGTATTCATGCTTTGAAAAATGTATCATTTACCGTGAATAAGCATGACATATTTGGAGTTATTGGTTATAGTGGCGCTGGAAAAAGCACACTAGTTCGGTTAGTAAATCAATTAGAACGTGTGAGTGAAGGTAAAGTGGTCGTCGATGGCCATGCACTAGATACATATAAAGAAAAAGAATTGAGAGCTGTAAAAAAAGAGATTGGAATGATTTTCCAACACTTTAACCTGTTAAATTCAAGTACGGTATATAAAAACGTTGCAATGCCGCTTATTTTGAGTGGGGAAAATAAGAATGATATTAAGAAAAAAGTAGAAGAAATGTTAGCATTTGTTAATTTGTCGGATAAAATACATCAGTACCCAGATGAACTTTCTGGAGGACAAAAGCAGCGTGTAGCGATTGCGCGTGCTTTAGTAACGAATCCTAAAATTTTACTGTGCGATGAAGCTACAAGTGCTTTAGACCCTGCGACAACGAGTTCGATTTTAGATTTGTTAAAACGTGTAAACCAAACATTTGGCATTACAATTTTAATCATTACACATGAAATGGGTGTTATTCAAAAAATTTGTAATAGGGTCGCTGTAATGGAACAAGGGGAAGTTGTAGAAATTGGAAATGTTAAGAATGTATTTAGTCATCCTCAAACAAGCACGGCTAAAAACTTTGTATCTACTGTTATCAATACAGAACCATCCAAGTCACTGAAAGCAGTATTTAACCATCGACCAGATCAAAATTACATAGACTATAAATTATTTTTAGAAACGGAGCAAATTGAACAACCTATTTTAAATGAATTAACGCAAAAATATCAATTGAACGTCAATGTACTATTTTCCTCTATGTCAACGATTCAAGAGGAAACGGTGTGTTACCTTTGGCTGAGATTTGAAAAAGACCAACACTTTAATAAAGATATAGTAGAACAATATTTCCAAAATAAAGTTATTACGTTTGAGGAGGTTTAG
- a CDS encoding ABC transporter ATP-binding protein: MPTLLEVKNLGVTFNYEETSIQAVKDISFKLDKKKILGIVGESGSGKSITAKSIMGLLPDYPDHTLSGEIIFNDAHLNNFSNQSFQKIRGKDIAMIFQDPISSLNPRITIGKQITEVILQHKKIDKKQAKAMTIDILEKVGIQNIERNFNAYPYEFSGGMRQRVMIAMALVLEPQVLIADEPTTALDVSTQNQLLELMKSLYEYIDTSILFITHDLGIVYQFCDELIVMKQGEVVESGSVETIFQNPQSAYTRHLIDSIPDLYAPKTPRQINSDTLLKFEDVSVDYPIGNGAQFRAVKHVNLNIKSGEALGIVGESGSGKSSLAKTVVGLNEISEGYIWYKNLPLNLFSAKEMKSLRKDIQMIFQDPYASINPRFKVIDIIGRPLKIHNMINDENALETAVIALLHRVGLDESFLYRFPHELSGGQRQRISIARAISMNPKVIVCDEAVSALDVSIQKEIIQLLKQLQEDMGITYIFITHDMGVINEMCDRIAVMQNGKIIELNDTERLITNPQAPYTQKLISEVPTVPKY; encoded by the coding sequence ATGCCAACTTTATTAGAGGTCAAAAATCTAGGCGTGACTTTCAATTATGAAGAAACATCAATTCAAGCTGTTAAAGACATTAGTTTCAAACTAGATAAAAAGAAAATTTTAGGAATTGTTGGGGAGTCTGGTTCTGGAAAAAGTATTACTGCAAAATCAATTATGGGTTTGTTACCTGATTATCCTGACCATACTTTATCGGGTGAGATTATATTTAACGATGCCCATTTAAATAACTTTTCGAATCAATCCTTTCAGAAAATTCGTGGCAAAGATATTGCGATGATTTTTCAAGATCCTATTTCATCATTGAATCCACGTATTACAATAGGTAAACAAATTACTGAAGTTATATTGCAACATAAGAAAATTGATAAAAAACAAGCAAAAGCGATGACAATTGATATCTTAGAAAAAGTAGGCATTCAAAACATAGAACGTAATTTTAATGCTTATCCCTATGAATTTTCCGGTGGCATGCGTCAACGTGTCATGATTGCAATGGCACTCGTATTAGAACCACAAGTATTAATCGCAGATGAACCGACTACCGCACTCGATGTAAGTACACAAAATCAATTACTCGAACTGATGAAAAGCTTATATGAATACATTGATACATCTATTTTATTTATCACACACGATTTAGGTATCGTTTACCAATTTTGTGATGAACTTATAGTCATGAAACAAGGCGAAGTTGTAGAAAGCGGTAGTGTCGAAACCATATTTCAAAACCCACAATCTGCATATACGCGCCACTTAATTGACTCTATTCCAGATTTATACGCGCCCAAAACGCCGCGTCAAATAAATAGCGATACACTTTTGAAGTTTGAAGATGTGAGTGTCGATTACCCTATAGGCAATGGCGCACAGTTTAGAGCGGTAAAACATGTTAATTTAAACATTAAAAGTGGAGAAGCTTTAGGTATTGTTGGAGAATCCGGTTCCGGAAAATCATCTCTAGCTAAGACGGTCGTCGGTCTAAATGAAATCTCAGAAGGCTATATTTGGTATAAAAATCTTCCTTTAAATCTATTTAGCGCTAAAGAAATGAAAAGTTTAAGAAAGGATATCCAAATGATTTTCCAAGATCCTTATGCTTCCATTAATCCAAGGTTTAAAGTGATTGATATTATTGGCCGACCTTTGAAAATTCACAATATGATAAATGATGAAAATGCATTAGAAACAGCAGTCATTGCATTGTTACATCGCGTGGGGCTTGATGAAAGTTTCCTTTATCGTTTTCCTCATGAATTATCAGGTGGCCAACGCCAAAGAATCAGTATCGCACGTGCGATTTCTATGAATCCAAAAGTTATCGTCTGTGATGAAGCAGTCTCTGCACTAGATGTCTCTATCCAAAAAGAAATTATCCAGTTATTGAAGCAATTACAAGAAGATATGGGTATTACATACATCTTTATAACGCATGACATGGGTGTTATCAATGAAATGTGTGACCGAATCGCTGTAATGCAAAATGGCAAAATTATTGAACTCAATGATACTGAACGTCTTATCACAAATCCACAAGCACCTTACACGCAAAAACTTATATCGGAAGTCCCAACAGTTCCCAAATATTAG
- a CDS encoding PadR family transcriptional regulator, translating to MKNVLQYTILGLLNNKALTGYEIYKSFSEVIGEIWTAKHSQIYNELKKLLQSEHIYISNIDESSKVTKKVYSITSLGKEALYHWIETAEEEENNKDPFAIKIYFFEHLDHEDKQKLLSQKKNAKTEKLTYLNSIYNQLDPQNDLQHILILKKAILREQAYIEWLDFCASEL from the coding sequence ATGAAAAATGTTCTACAATACACAATTTTAGGGTTACTAAACAATAAAGCATTAACTGGTTACGAAATTTACAAATCTTTTAGTGAGGTTATTGGTGAGATTTGGACAGCTAAACATAGTCAAATCTATAACGAACTCAAAAAGTTATTACAAAGTGAGCATATCTATATTTCAAACATAGATGAATCTAGCAAAGTTACTAAAAAAGTATATAGTATTACATCACTTGGTAAAGAAGCACTGTATCATTGGATTGAAACGGCAGAAGAGGAAGAAAATAACAAAGATCCTTTTGCTATTAAAATATATTTCTTTGAGCACTTAGACCATGAAGACAAACAAAAATTATTATCCCAAAAGAAAAATGCTAAAACCGAAAAGTTAACTTACTTAAACTCTATATATAATCAACTCGACCCTCAGAATGATTTACAACACATTTTAATATTGAAAAAAGCTATATTACGTGAGCAAGCTTATATTGAATGGTTGGACTTCTGCGCTTCAGAGTTATAG
- a CDS encoding ABC transporter permease: MSQRKSKIASLHFFTICAVFTYIVTILTGCINLFKGYVADTFYIAQLALVILTILIAVIAMCERYWRYNQTLRYVVYVILIAATFTGNVFTLLMFVSVLRYYQTSMKGIYNGWESFVKKMKSNRIAMIGMIILVFMLTLSTASNFVFDTTLATQNQFNDLLKRPSLVHPFGTDDFGRDLFTRIVVGTKLTFFISIISVVISVILGMILGMIAGYFVKVDNTIMRFLDVIFAIPSLLLAVAIIASFGASTMNLIIALSIGNIPSFARTMRANVLEVKRTEYVDAARITGESTLRILWSYILPNALSPMIVRFSLNIGVVVLTTSSLSFLGLGVSPEVPEWGNILRTGSNYLETHSNLAVFPGLCIMLLVLSFNFIGDAVRDALDPKIQ; the protein is encoded by the coding sequence ATGTCACAAAGAAAATCAAAAATAGCTTCCTTACATTTCTTCACAATATGTGCAGTTTTCACATATATAGTTACTATATTGACAGGATGTATTAATTTATTTAAAGGGTATGTAGCAGATACATTTTATATAGCGCAATTGGCACTTGTCATTCTTACAATTTTAATCGCTGTGATTGCAATGTGTGAAAGGTATTGGCGTTATAATCAAACTTTACGCTACGTAGTCTATGTGATACTTATTGCGGCAACGTTTACTGGAAATGTATTTACATTACTTATGTTTGTGAGCGTTCTGCGATATTACCAAACTTCTATGAAAGGTATTTACAATGGCTGGGAATCTTTTGTGAAGAAAATGAAGTCAAATCGTATTGCTATGATTGGTATGATTATTCTAGTGTTTATGTTGACCTTATCTACTGCGTCTAACTTTGTGTTTGATACCACTTTGGCCACACAAAATCAATTTAACGATTTATTGAAACGCCCTAGTTTGGTACATCCATTTGGGACAGATGATTTTGGCCGTGATTTATTTACGCGCATTGTGGTTGGCACTAAATTAACGTTCTTTATTTCAATTATTTCTGTAGTGATATCTGTAATATTAGGTATGATCTTAGGCATGATTGCTGGTTATTTTGTGAAGGTAGATAACACTATTATGCGTTTCCTAGATGTCATTTTTGCTATTCCATCCTTATTATTAGCTGTTGCGATTATAGCTTCATTTGGAGCAAGTACGATGAATCTAATCATTGCATTGAGTATTGGAAATATTCCTTCTTTCGCAAGGACTATGCGGGCCAATGTATTAGAAGTCAAACGTACAGAGTACGTGGATGCAGCACGTATCACAGGGGAAAGTACTTTACGCATTTTATGGAGTTATATTCTGCCAAATGCCTTGTCACCAATGATTGTACGTTTTTCACTTAACATAGGTGTAGTGGTATTAACAACAAGTAGTCTAAGCTTTTTAGGTTTAGGCGTATCGCCAGAAGTACCTGAGTGGGGAAATATCTTACGTACAGGTAGTAATTATCTTGAAACACATAGTAACCTCGCAGTATTTCCTGGGTTATGTATTATGTTGCTTGTCTTATCATTTAACTTTATTGGAGATGCAGTGCGTGATGCACTCGATCCAAAAATTCAATAG
- a CDS encoding methionine ABC transporter permease: MLGSSIDSAQLFESLYQTLYMVTVSLIIGAIIGIPLGVLLVATRKKGIWPNTIVHQILNPVINILRSIPFIILLISIVPFTKLLVGTSIGTTAAIVPLTVYVAPYIARLVENSLLEVDEGIVEAAKAMGASPVQIIWHFLLPEALGSLVLAITTAIIGLVGATAMAGAVGGGGIGDLALVYGYQRFDTLVIIITVVVLVIIVQIIQSLGNYLSKTIRRN; the protein is encoded by the coding sequence ATGCTTGGTTCAAGTATTGATAGCGCACAGTTGTTTGAGTCTTTATATCAAACATTATATATGGTTACAGTTTCATTGATTATTGGAGCAATAATAGGTATACCACTCGGTGTACTACTGGTTGCTACCAGAAAAAAGGGGATATGGCCGAATACGATTGTTCACCAAATATTGAATCCAGTGATTAATATATTAAGATCTATTCCGTTTATTATTTTATTGATTTCAATTGTACCGTTCACTAAATTATTAGTTGGTACATCTATTGGCACAACAGCAGCAATTGTACCATTAACAGTGTATGTAGCTCCTTATATTGCACGACTTGTAGAGAACTCACTATTAGAAGTAGACGAGGGGATTGTGGAAGCAGCTAAAGCTATGGGGGCGTCCCCAGTACAAATTATCTGGCACTTCTTATTGCCAGAAGCACTAGGTTCACTCGTATTAGCGATTACGACTGCGATCATAGGACTCGTAGGAGCTACAGCTATGGCAGGTGCCGTTGGTGGTGGAGGAATTGGTGATTTAGCGCTTGTATATGGTTATCAACGTTTTGATACATTGGTCATCATAATTACTGTTGTAGTATTGGTAATTATTGTACAAATCATCCAATCACTAGGCAATTATTTATCTAAAACAATTAGAAGAAATTAA
- a CDS encoding antibiotic biosynthesis monooxygenase family protein: MILEGAMLQVKEGMEHNFELTFQEASKIIASMEGYIEHSIHRCFEVEGKYLLLVKWERLEDHTIGFRQSEKYEKWKTMLHHYYEPFPIVEHFQKIEL, from the coding sequence ATGATTCTGGAAGGCGCAATGTTACAAGTCAAAGAGGGTATGGAGCATAATTTTGAATTAACATTTCAAGAAGCATCGAAGATTATTGCTTCGATGGAGGGATATATTGAACACTCAATACATAGGTGTTTTGAAGTTGAGGGTAAATATTTATTATTAGTAAAATGGGAGCGATTAGAAGACCATACTATAGGTTTTCGCCAATCTGAGAAATATGAAAAATGGAAAACGATGTTACACCATTATTATGAACCATTTCCAATTGTTGAACATTTTCAGAAAATAGAATTATAA
- the gmpC gene encoding dipeptide ABC transporter glycylmethionine-binding lipoprotein, producing MKRLLILVLSALFVLAACSGSKEKVTIGVALNDTKAWEKVKDLAKEEDIELEIKQFSDYNVPNKALSDGDIDMNAFQHFAFLNEYKKAHKDADISSLSTTVLAPLGIYSDDIKNIKKVRNGAKVIVPNDVSNQARSLKLLEAAGLIKLDKDFDLSGSIKDIKENPKKLKFKAVDAQQTARALSDVDLSVINNGVASKAGLDPRKDPIYTENAKNDAVKPYINVVATKDSEKNNQTYKKIIKLYHSKEPQQALKKDTKDGEYPIDLSKKEIEKIESNLKNKK from the coding sequence ATGAAAAGATTATTAATTTTAGTGCTTTCTGCTTTATTTGTGTTAGCAGCATGTTCAGGAAGTAAAGAGAAAGTGACTATTGGTGTTGCTTTAAATGATACTAAAGCTTGGGAGAAGGTTAAAGATTTAGCTAAAGAAGAAGATATTGAGTTAGAGATTAAACAATTCTCTGATTATAATGTACCTAACAAAGCTTTGAGTGATGGTGATATCGATATGAATGCATTCCAGCACTTTGCATTTTTAAATGAATATAAAAAAGCGCATAAAGATGCAGATATTTCATCCTTAAGCACTACTGTTCTAGCTCCATTGGGCATTTATTCAGATGATATTAAAAATATTAAAAAGGTAAGAAATGGTGCGAAAGTCATTGTGCCAAATGATGTTTCAAACCAAGCGCGTTCATTAAAATTATTAGAAGCAGCAGGGCTTATTAAGCTAGATAAAGATTTTGATTTAAGTGGCTCGATTAAAGACATTAAAGAAAATCCTAAAAAGTTAAAATTTAAAGCTGTAGATGCACAACAAACTGCGCGAGCGTTATCGGATGTTGATTTATCAGTAATTAATAATGGGGTAGCTTCAAAAGCAGGATTAGATCCTAGGAAAGATCCAATTTATACTGAAAATGCTAAAAATGATGCAGTAAAACCATACATTAATGTTGTAGCGACAAAAGACAGTGAAAAAAATAATCAAACATATAAAAAAATCATAAAGCTATATCATTCAAAAGAACCGCAACAAGCACTTAAAAAAGATACAAAAGATGGAGAGTACCCTATAGACTTATCCAAAAAAGAAATTGAAAAAATCGAAAGTAACTTAAAAAACAAAAAATAA
- a CDS encoding phenolic acid decarboxylase produces the protein METLNDFIGTHMIYTYDNGWEYEMYVKNENTIDYRIHSGMVAGRWVKEQRADIVQIVEGVYKISWTEPTGTDVSLNFVPDKNIMHGVIFFPKWVHERPDITVCYQNDYIDLMEASREKYETYPKYVVPEFATITYVGQPGIDNEQVVALAPYEGMTQDIRDGKLVF, from the coding sequence ATGGAAACTTTAAATGATTTTATAGGCACACATATGATTTATACTTATGATAATGGATGGGAATATGAAATGTACGTAAAAAATGAAAATACCATTGACTATCGTATCCACTCAGGAATGGTTGCAGGTAGATGGGTAAAAGAACAACGTGCAGATATTGTACAAATTGTTGAAGGCGTATATAAAATTTCTTGGACAGAACCAACAGGGACAGACGTTTCATTGAATTTTGTACCAGACAAAAATATTATGCATGGCGTGATTTTCTTCCCTAAATGGGTTCACGAACGTCCAGATATTACAGTTTGTTACCAAAATGATTATATAGATTTAATGGAAGCATCTAGAGAAAAATACGAAACTTATCCTAAATATGTTGTTCCTGAGTTTGCGACAATAACATATGTAGGACAGCCCGGCATAGATAATGAACAAGTTGTTGCATTAGCGCCATATGAAGGCATGACTCAAGATATTAGAGATGGCAAACTAGTATTTTAA
- a CDS encoding ribokinase produces MENKNVVVLGSLNYDLILTQERLPHKGETFYADSLLQGPGGKGANQAVQCAKLGLNTTLIGKVGEDRFGEALIGSMRSAGIHTEKIKQKGQSGLGLVNVLYDGDYHSTILKGANYLLDIEDVEKEDALFKSADYIILQQEIPAHVNDYVIKKYNDNTTIILNNAPARNIEKNILKKLDYLVVNETEAEFMVGKVVSNVKQAFEAAQELYSKIETTIVLTLGKSGVVLNDGKQIFHVPAEEVKAIDTTGAGDSFIGAFVYSLTQGYHLKEAVQFANHVSALTVKNNGGSESFPVLKDCVAADSNKI; encoded by the coding sequence ATGGAAAATAAAAATGTTGTTGTGTTAGGTAGTTTGAATTACGATTTAATATTAACGCAGGAACGTTTACCACATAAAGGTGAAACGTTTTATGCAGATAGTTTACTGCAAGGACCAGGTGGAAAAGGGGCAAACCAAGCTGTACAATGTGCGAAGTTAGGATTAAATACAACACTCATTGGAAAAGTTGGAGAAGATCGATTTGGTGAAGCACTGATTGGCTCTATGCGTTCAGCAGGTATTCATACTGAGAAAATAAAACAAAAAGGGCAGAGTGGTTTAGGATTAGTCAATGTATTATATGATGGAGACTATCATAGTACTATTTTAAAAGGAGCGAATTATTTACTTGATATAGAAGATGTTGAAAAAGAGGACGCATTGTTTAAATCCGCAGACTATATTATATTGCAACAGGAGATTCCAGCTCATGTTAATGATTATGTGATAAAAAAATACAACGATAATACAACGATTATTTTGAATAATGCACCTGCCCGAAACATAGAAAAAAATATATTGAAAAAGCTAGACTATTTGGTCGTTAATGAAACAGAGGCTGAATTTATGGTGGGTAAAGTCGTATCAAATGTCAAGCAAGCGTTTGAAGCAGCTCAAGAATTGTATTCAAAAATAGAAACAACGATTGTTTTAACGCTAGGTAAATCAGGTGTTGTCTTAAATGATGGGAAACAAATTTTTCATGTGCCTGCAGAAGAAGTCAAAGCTATAGATACTACTGGAGCTGGAGATTCTTTTATAGGCGCTTTTGTTTATAGTTTAACTCAAGGATATCATTTAAAAGAGGCAGTACAATTTGCCAATCATGTCAGTGCACTAACCGTTAAAAATAACGGAGGAAGTGAATCCTTTCCTGTGTTAAAAGATTGTGTAGCAGCGGATTCGAACAAAATATAG